From Actinomycetota bacterium, one genomic window encodes:
- the hisS gene encoding histidine--tRNA ligase yields MTPPQPPRGTRDLLPPLSERLASLEREGSAIFERAGYRRIITPEFEATEIFTRGIGEATDIVTKEMYTFTDRSGHSLTLRPEGTAPVMRAIVTHHLHDRPLPVKLYYAAPMFRYERPQKGRYRQHFQLGIEAVGSEDAALDAEVIETGVRVLEAAGAGEVSLLLNSMGHPGDDCRGRYLPSLKEFLSKHREELDADCRRRMETNPLRVFDCKVERDQKILADAPTLEQFLCESCREHLDAVKGHLRDAGVEFTPAPRLVRGFDYYTRTTFEYQSGALDAAQNALGGGGRYDGLVEQLGGPRLPGIGFGLGVDRILMAQEAAGSPPEGVRLDCYVVPLSDGERPLAIGLVRAIREAGLAADLPYLERSLKNNLKVADKLGARFAALIGAAEREAGTVTLREMTSGEQEAVPLDAVSVRMGERLR; encoded by the coding sequence ATGACACCTCCGCAGCCGCCGCGCGGCACGCGCGACCTGCTGCCGCCGCTCTCGGAACGGCTGGCATCCCTCGAGCGCGAGGGGTCGGCCATCTTCGAGCGGGCCGGGTACCGCCGGATCATCACGCCGGAGTTCGAAGCGACCGAGATCTTCACCCGCGGGATCGGCGAAGCGACCGACATCGTGACGAAGGAGATGTACACCTTCACCGATCGGAGCGGGCATTCGCTCACGCTTCGTCCCGAGGGAACGGCGCCGGTGATGCGGGCGATCGTCACGCACCATCTGCACGACCGGCCACTCCCGGTGAAGCTCTACTACGCGGCGCCGATGTTCCGCTACGAGCGGCCGCAGAAGGGCCGGTATCGCCAGCACTTCCAGCTCGGGATCGAGGCGGTGGGTTCGGAGGATGCAGCGCTCGACGCGGAGGTGATCGAGACCGGAGTGCGCGTGCTCGAGGCGGCAGGGGCCGGCGAGGTCTCGCTTCTGCTCAACAGCATGGGTCACCCCGGCGACGACTGCCGTGGCCGATATCTGCCGTCGCTGAAGGAGTTCTTGTCGAAACACCGCGAGGAGCTCGATGCCGACTGCCGGCGGCGGATGGAGACGAACCCGCTGCGCGTCTTCGACTGCAAGGTCGAGCGCGACCAGAAGATCCTCGCGGATGCGCCGACGCTCGAGCAGTTCCTGTGCGAGAGCTGCCGGGAGCATCTCGATGCCGTCAAGGGCCACCTGAGGGATGCGGGTGTGGAGTTCACGCCGGCGCCGCGTCTCGTGCGAGGCTTCGATTACTACACGCGCACGACGTTCGAGTATCAATCGGGCGCGCTCGACGCGGCGCAGAACGCGCTCGGCGGTGGAGGCCGGTACGACGGGTTGGTCGAGCAGCTCGGCGGACCGCGGCTGCCCGGCATCGGCTTCGGCTTGGGCGTCGACCGCATCTTGATGGCGCAGGAGGCTGCGGGCTCTCCGCCGGAAGGCGTCCGGCTCGACTGCTACGTCGTGCCGCTTTCCGATGGGGAACGGCCGCTGGCGATCGGACTCGTCCGGGCGATCCGCGAAGCCGGGCTCGCGGCGGACTTGCCGTACCTCGAGCGGTCCTTGAAGAACAATCTCAAGGTCGCCGACAAGCTCGGCGCCCGCTTCGCCGCGCTGATCGGGGCCGCCGAGCGAGAGGCCGGCACCGTCACCCTTCGCGAGATGACCTCGGGAGAGCAGGAGGCCGTCCCGCTCGACGCCGTCTCCGTGCGGATGGGCGAGCGCCTCCGATGA
- the aspS gene encoding aspartate--tRNA ligase, with the protein MMRTHGAGDLRAEHDGSSVTLAGWVHHVRDHKGVVFVDLRDASGTVQVVFHPQEAPEAAERAHSGIDREFCVLITGTVAKRKQGTENPKLPTGEVEVRAIGLEVLSESLTPPFVIEDDLEADETTRLRYRYLDLRRPIMQRGLRMRHGVTRGIRNFLDERGFAEIQTPTLTRSTPEGARDFLVPSRLQRGSFYALPQSPQLFKQLLMVSGFERYYQIAPCWRDEDLRADRQLEFIQLDLEMSFVEESDVQELMEALMVSLWRDLLGVELEPPFPRLTYDECMRRYGSDKPDLRYDMELTDLQPVFADTTLGIFKKVMESGGSILGIGVRGAGEMTKTDLKRLEQLATERGAKGLAWFRFTREGVDSPLAKFVTEPQAAALRSALGIADGDVALVVADATPVARTVLGALRTHVAAERGIVPEGRWNFLWMTDPPLFEWDDEEQRWISVHHPFTSPQGSIEEMTGDPASVKARAYDLVLNGVELGGGSIRIHRRDVQERVLEELKRDPSEFDFLLEAFAYGPPPHGGIALGIDRIAMLMAGRESIREVIAFPKIQSGVDPLTGAPTPVDPKALRELGIKTIGP; encoded by the coding sequence ATGATGCGCACACACGGAGCCGGAGATCTCAGGGCGGAGCACGACGGTTCGTCGGTGACGCTCGCGGGATGGGTGCATCACGTACGCGATCACAAGGGCGTGGTTTTCGTCGATCTCCGCGACGCCTCCGGGACCGTGCAAGTCGTGTTCCATCCGCAAGAGGCTCCCGAGGCCGCCGAGCGCGCGCACTCGGGCATCGACCGCGAATTCTGCGTCCTGATCACTGGGACGGTCGCCAAGCGGAAGCAGGGCACCGAGAACCCCAAGCTTCCGACCGGCGAGGTCGAGGTCCGTGCCATAGGCCTCGAGGTGCTGTCCGAGAGCCTGACGCCGCCGTTCGTGATCGAGGACGATCTGGAGGCGGACGAGACGACGCGGCTGCGATACCGCTACCTCGACCTCCGCCGTCCGATCATGCAGCGAGGCCTGCGGATGCGCCACGGCGTCACCCGGGGTATCCGTAACTTCCTCGACGAACGCGGGTTCGCGGAGATCCAGACCCCGACGCTCACGCGCTCGACGCCGGAGGGAGCGCGTGACTTCCTCGTCCCGAGCCGCCTCCAGCGGGGATCGTTCTATGCCCTTCCGCAGTCGCCGCAACTCTTCAAGCAGCTGCTCATGGTGTCGGGTTTCGAGCGCTACTACCAGATCGCGCCGTGCTGGCGGGACGAGGACCTGCGCGCCGACCGGCAGCTCGAGTTCATCCAGCTCGACCTCGAGATGTCGTTCGTCGAGGAGTCCGATGTCCAGGAGCTGATGGAGGCGCTCATGGTCTCGCTGTGGCGCGACCTTCTCGGCGTCGAGCTCGAACCCCCGTTCCCGCGTCTCACGTACGACGAGTGCATGCGCCGGTACGGCAGCGACAAGCCCGACCTTCGCTACGACATGGAGCTCACCGATCTGCAGCCAGTTTTCGCCGACACGACCCTCGGGATCTTCAAGAAGGTGATGGAATCCGGCGGCTCGATCCTCGGCATCGGCGTCCGCGGCGCCGGCGAGATGACCAAGACCGACCTCAAGCGGCTGGAACAACTCGCGACGGAACGCGGCGCGAAAGGCCTCGCGTGGTTCCGGTTCACCAGGGAAGGCGTCGACTCGCCCCTCGCGAAGTTCGTGACCGAGCCGCAAGCCGCCGCGCTCCGTTCCGCGCTCGGCATCGCGGATGGCGACGTCGCGCTCGTGGTCGCCGACGCCACGCCGGTAGCGCGGACGGTGCTCGGCGCACTGCGGACCCACGTCGCCGCGGAGCGGGGTATCGTCCCCGAGGGGCGATGGAACTTCCTGTGGATGACCGACCCCCCGTTGTTCGAATGGGACGACGAGGAGCAGCGTTGGATCTCCGTCCACCACCCGTTCACATCGCCCCAGGGGTCGATCGAGGAGATGACCGGCGACCCGGCCTCCGTCAAGGCTCGCGCCTACGACCTGGTCCTGAACGGCGTGGAGCTGGGCGGGGGCAGCATACGTATCCATCGACGCGATGTTCAGGAGCGAGTGCTCGAGGAGCTGAAGCGGGATCCGTCCGAGTTCGACTTCCTGCTCGAGGCGTTCGCATACGGCCCGCCGCCGCACGGCGGCATCGCGCTCGGGATCGACCGCATCGCGATGCTGATGGCCGGCCGCGAATCGATCCGCGAGGTGATCGCGTTCCCGAAGATCCAGTCGGGCGTCGACCCGTTGACCGGAGCGCCCACGCCGGTCGACCCGAAGGCCCTGCGGGAGCTGGGGATAAAGACCATCGGGCCATGA